A region of Shewanella psychromarinicola DNA encodes the following proteins:
- a CDS encoding Fic family protein, with product MGYIHPFPDGNGRTSRFLMNFMFLLGGYHWTIIPVTQRTKYLDPLESASIDSNVAPFAEFIKGIMPA from the coding sequence TTGGGGTACATACACCCGTTCCCAGATGGAAATGGAAGAACTAGCAGGTTTTTGATGAACTTTATGTTCTTGCTCGGAGGTTATCATTGGACAATTATTCCTGTAACTCAGCGTACCAAGTACCTTGATCCGCTGGAGAGTGCCTCGATAGATAGTAATGTTGCGCCGTTTGCTGAGTTTATAAAAGGTATAATGCCTGCTTAG
- a CDS encoding type II toxin-antitoxin system Phd/YefM family antitoxin: MKIVSFTEARNSLKAVLDGVVNDADTTVITRRDSEDAVVMSLDYYNSLMETVHLLRSPENAEHLNRSIAQYRAGKTTARELIDE; the protein is encoded by the coding sequence ATGAAGATCGTATCTTTTACTGAAGCTAGAAACAGTCTCAAAGCCGTTTTAGACGGTGTCGTTAATGATGCTGACACAACCGTAATAACTCGCCGTGACTCGGAAGATGCAGTGGTTATGTCTCTAGACTATTACAATAGTCTTATGGAGACAGTTCATTTACTTCGCTCGCCTGAAAATGCCGAGCATTTAAATCGTTCCATAGCGCAGTATCGTGCTGGTAAAACAACAGCACGAGAGTTAATTGATGAGTAG
- a CDS encoding Txe/YoeB family addiction module toxin gives MSSRMRLLSWTDDAWNDYLYWQTQDKKTLKRINKLINDVKRSPFEGIGKPEPLKENLSGFWSRRIDDTNRLVYAVDDHAITLISCRYHY, from the coding sequence ATGAGTAGTCGCATGCGTTTACTTTCCTGGACTGACGATGCTTGGAATGACTATTTGTACTGGCAAACTCAAGACAAGAAAACACTAAAGCGAATTAATAAGCTGATCAATGATGTTAAACGTTCGCCATTTGAGGGCATAGGTAAACCAGAGCCACTAAAGGAAAACTTATCTGGCTTTTGGTCGCGTCGTATTGATGACACAAATAGGCTTGTTTATGCTGTTGATGATCACGCTATCACGCTAATTTCGTGTCGTTACCACTACTAA
- a CDS encoding type II toxin-antitoxin system HipA family toxin produces MSKAITIQINYAFEWHDVATIEFAEHLEPSFCRLDYEIDHVFGHYNDFAETAASVTLPNDSMPYRNHKNWFRFLDDIIPSGSSRKYWLRTLRLLDEDKFTRNFILLSQGTIAPIGNIRVKESVPKTMINPIPVTFSVDDVCRLEVDFIEYAQANGAAAGGASGAGGAAPKLLLRCDPDDRVWIDTFQDNPSNLDTRYLVKFPRGSASIDHDILRAEFHFYHELKALGFDTIPTDEMRLIESERGPSLWLPRFDVATIGNKQQLLGMESVYSVLDIAPATMMEHGEVIRALIEVFTLKNDNSETTTFLDAENGIAAFVIEWVRRDLLNIAFGNSDNHGRNTSFIKQNNCVSLAPIYDFAPMKADPEVISRTFVWGGGLELGGQYDFVNIANSLADLIEPKALLDALAQTAIELLDLKQRLGNRGVPQSILSSPSMGYEHLEKKFKTWKLL; encoded by the coding sequence ATGTCTAAAGCAATTACGATTCAAATTAACTACGCTTTTGAGTGGCATGATGTTGCGACTATCGAGTTTGCTGAACACCTTGAGCCAAGCTTTTGTCGGCTGGACTATGAAATAGATCATGTGTTTGGACACTATAATGATTTTGCAGAAACAGCAGCCAGCGTTACTTTGCCAAACGACAGCATGCCCTATCGAAATCATAAAAACTGGTTTCGTTTTTTAGATGACATTATTCCCTCAGGCTCAAGTCGTAAATACTGGCTACGAACACTGCGCTTGCTCGATGAAGATAAGTTTACCAGGAATTTTATCTTGTTATCTCAAGGTACTATCGCACCGATAGGCAATATCAGGGTGAAGGAGTCGGTACCTAAAACGATGATTAACCCAATACCGGTAACGTTTAGCGTTGACGATGTTTGTAGGCTTGAAGTCGACTTTATCGAATACGCACAGGCCAATGGAGCCGCTGCTGGCGGTGCGTCTGGTGCAGGTGGTGCTGCGCCTAAATTACTTCTTCGTTGTGATCCAGATGACAGAGTGTGGATCGATACCTTTCAGGATAATCCAAGCAATCTAGACACCCGATACTTAGTCAAATTTCCAAGAGGAAGCGCAAGTATCGACCACGATATTTTAAGGGCTGAGTTTCACTTCTATCACGAACTTAAAGCACTTGGTTTCGATACTATACCCACTGATGAAATGCGCTTGATAGAGAGCGAGCGAGGTCCATCACTTTGGTTGCCGAGGTTTGATGTTGCAACAATAGGCAATAAACAGCAACTGCTTGGTATGGAGTCAGTTTACTCTGTGTTAGATATTGCTCCTGCTACTATGATGGAGCATGGCGAGGTGATCCGCGCTTTAATAGAAGTGTTTACTTTAAAAAACGATAACAGTGAAACAACAACGTTTCTCGATGCAGAGAATGGAATCGCAGCGTTTGTTATCGAGTGGGTTCGCAGGGACTTGCTTAATATTGCTTTTGGTAATTCCGATAATCACGGTCGTAATACGTCATTCATCAAGCAGAACAACTGTGTGTCCCTGGCGCCTATTTATGACTTTGCCCCCATGAAAGCCGATCCAGAAGTGATATCAAGGACTTTTGTATGGGGAGGAGGACTTGAATTAGGTGGACAATATGATTTTGTTAACATCGCCAATAGTCTTGCTGATCTTATTGAACCAAAAGCGCTTTTAGATGCATTGGCTCAGACAGCAATAGAATTACTTGATCTCAAGCAAAGGCTTGGAAACCGAGGTGTTCCCCAATCTATTCTCTCTTCCCCAAGTATGGGGTATGAACATTTAGAGAAGAAATTCAAAACTTGGAAATTACTATGA
- a CDS encoding helix-turn-helix domain-containing protein — MTEKAKMLAQDNRHGRLPLAAKRQKLPSSVKDELMKSICIELMTSQITTGKALQRLRTEMLFANQEQYAKMVGITRKALSEIEGDKSKASALVLGKALRGVGLELLVLPRDKFLQGEIIGYKKRN; from the coding sequence ATGACAGAAAAGGCCAAAATGCTAGCCCAAGATAATCGTCATGGCCGACTACCACTTGCTGCAAAGCGTCAAAAATTGCCGAGCTCTGTCAAAGATGAGCTTATGAAAAGTATTTGCATTGAGCTTATGACCAGTCAGATCACGACGGGTAAGGCTTTACAGAGATTGCGTACTGAAATGCTGTTCGCTAATCAAGAGCAATATGCCAAAATGGTTGGCATAACAAGGAAGGCATTATCTGAGATTGAAGGAGATAAATCGAAAGCTAGCGCTTTAGTGTTAGGCAAAGCACTTAGGGGGGTTGGGTTGGAGTTATTAGTCTTACCCAGAGATAAGTTTTTACAGGGTGAAATCATCGGTTATAAAAAGCGCAACTGA
- a CDS encoding site-specific integrase, translated as MNGRPLVNGELYDPLISRNFGRTTELKHRNKLLLLMAAILGLRELELTLVTVSVFIAPDGSFHEFAVLPDTITRDGAERPIVLANDELKRAFEKYIKWLVELRINTIPHKHYRSLNPNAPLFVDDNLKPFTVQNRGESISPHAMNRLLDQLIKNAGLWDAGVRRLSLVRTCVIESYKAGMSTNDIMITTGFSDDSISKILAMDYTAFSPIAEWFIKRKATKQKRLESFKLRRKWMI; from the coding sequence ATGAATGGTAGACCACTGGTTAATGGTGAACTGTATGATCCACTGATTAGCCGAAACTTTGGCCGAACAACTGAGCTAAAACATAGAAATAAATTACTCTTGCTAATGGCTGCTATTCTAGGCTTGAGAGAGCTTGAACTAACTCTGGTAACTGTAAGTGTCTTTATTGCACCTGACGGCTCATTTCACGAGTTTGCGGTACTTCCTGACACCATAACTCGTGACGGCGCAGAGCGGCCTATTGTGCTGGCTAACGATGAGCTAAAAAGGGCGTTCGAAAAGTATATTAAATGGCTGGTTGAATTGAGGATCAATACGATACCTCACAAGCACTACCGGAGCCTAAACCCAAACGCCCCGTTATTTGTCGATGACAATCTCAAGCCGTTCACTGTGCAAAATAGAGGGGAAAGCATCAGCCCACACGCAATGAACAGGCTGTTAGATCAGTTAATTAAAAATGCAGGGCTCTGGGATGCAGGTGTAAGGCGTCTATCACTTGTTAGAACGTGCGTTATTGAGTCATATAAAGCAGGAATGAGCACAAATGATATCATGATCACAACAGGCTTTAGTGATGATTCCATTAGCAAGATCCTCGCAATGGATTATACGGCTTTTAGTCCGATTGCAGAGTGGTTTATCAAAAGAAAAGCAACAAAACAAAAAAGGTTAGAATCCTTCAAGTTGAGAAGAAAGTGGATGATATGA
- a CDS encoding DUF4160 domain-containing protein — translation MSPAIYLERGFKFFFFSNEEARMHVHVVGHEGEAKFWLEPEIGLASSYHLSVKELSKLERSVKDHEDEIRAAWNKHFG, via the coding sequence ATGAGTCCAGCAATTTACCTAGAAAGAGGGTTTAAGTTCTTCTTTTTTTCCAATGAAGAAGCAAGAATGCATGTTCATGTCGTAGGGCATGAAGGCGAGGCAAAGTTCTGGTTAGAACCTGAAATTGGCTTAGCCAGCAGCTACCACCTTTCAGTTAAAGAGCTTTCTAAACTTGAGCGCAGCGTTAAGGATCACGAAGATGAAATCAGAGCAGCTTGGAATAAACACTTTGGCTAA
- a CDS encoding DUF2442 domain-containing protein — protein sequence MKSEQLGINTLAKVLGVTPHGLWLFAKGEEHFLSFEAFPWFKDAAVSAVFNVEEQGRDGFCWPDLDVDLSMDGIKHPDKYPLKAKH from the coding sequence ATGAAATCAGAGCAGCTTGGAATAAACACTTTGGCTAAGGTCTTGGGAGTTACTCCCCATGGTCTTTGGCTGTTTGCTAAAGGGGAGGAGCACTTCTTAAGTTTTGAAGCCTTTCCTTGGTTTAAGGATGCGGCTGTAAGCGCCGTCTTTAATGTTGAAGAGCAAGGTCGAGATGGTTTTTGTTGGCCAGATCTTGATGTGGACTTATCTATGGACGGTATTAAACACCCTGATAAGTACCCATTGAAAGCCAAGCACTGA
- a CDS encoding DUF4209 domain-containing protein: MLLRSIKALLGHQAIIDTLGSDITSNLQVILLDKMYGDLRNQLSHGYMPASNYWGTAPKYLWWLALHILMLPLARHWKENYKVEEAVE, translated from the coding sequence ATGTTATTACGCAGCATAAAAGCATTGCTAGGACACCAAGCCATTATAGATACGCTTGGCTCTGATATTACAAGTAACCTGCAAGTGATCCTGTTAGATAAAATGTACGGAGATCTCAGAAACCAGCTATCTCATGGGTATATGCCTGCATCAAACTATTGGGGAACTGCTCCGAAGTATTTATGGTGGCTTGCTCTTCACATTTTAATGCTGCCTCTCGCGAGGCATTGGAAAGAAAACTACAAAGTAGAAGAGGCTGTTGAGTAA
- a CDS encoding helix-turn-helix domain-containing protein: protein MNFTLLDDTDVSQAYAAYLRELRQRAKLSRTALAERSCVPASTIKKFELTGQISFRQLLLLWQTLDSLDRLYQLTQPNKERVATPISIDEVLKDEF, encoded by the coding sequence ATGAATTTTACCTTACTTGATGATACCGATGTGAGCCAAGCCTATGCTGCTTATTTGCGTGAGTTACGCCAACGCGCAAAACTATCACGAACGGCATTGGCAGAACGCAGCTGCGTGCCTGCGTCCACCATTAAGAAATTCGAGCTGACAGGGCAAATTTCATTTCGCCAATTGCTGTTGCTTTGGCAGACTCTCGACTCATTGGATAGGCTTTATCAGCTCACGCAACCTAACAAAGAGCGCGTTGCTACCCCCATTAGCATTGATGAGGTCCTAAAAGATGAGTTTTAA
- a CDS encoding type II toxin-antitoxin system HipA family toxin, producing MSFKPIQKLTVTRTLSSGEQVSVGVLAQNRQGVFFQYADSYLQQFGNLSPFTLQAHTQVQAAPKQPHQGVHGVFGDCLPDGWGMLLQDRIFRQKGILPNQLTAMDRLAFVGDKGMGALSFSPESEFSTSTHADIDLATLGLEAQTLFDSSMSGYMDDNNDDLDGHTQQVLAALVAGGSSGGARPKAQIYMPAGETQHCRTVAQSGDEAWLIKFTSKNLALGHEEGLCEAVYLQMAEQAKCQPPIWQLIEAPNTSGAPAWLALKRFDYVTEQTHLSSKRSSGRLHMHSACGLLDTDFRTPSLDYIDLIKASRQLCKSPAAGQLQFRRAIFNLLSSNQDDHSKNWAFLQADDGQWNPAPFYDVTYSPHPFNEHATAFGGYGKAPPIKVMQKLASSAGFSNWSDARQVIEEVAEALSQFTYLAQQQGTSKTTVSAIAKTLEQRKQENAVLFLQ from the coding sequence ATGAGTTTTAAACCCATTCAAAAACTCACCGTAACCCGCACGTTAAGCTCAGGTGAGCAGGTATCGGTAGGGGTCTTGGCTCAGAACCGGCAAGGCGTTTTTTTTCAGTATGCAGACAGCTATTTGCAGCAGTTTGGCAATTTATCGCCTTTTACTTTACAAGCTCATACGCAAGTTCAAGCAGCACCTAAACAACCGCATCAAGGTGTGCATGGCGTATTTGGGGATTGTTTGCCCGATGGTTGGGGCATGCTGTTACAAGATCGTATTTTTCGGCAAAAAGGGATTCTGCCTAATCAATTAACAGCGATGGACAGGCTGGCCTTTGTTGGTGATAAAGGCATGGGGGCGCTGTCTTTTTCTCCGGAGTCTGAGTTTTCAACCTCGACGCACGCTGATATTGATTTAGCAACCTTGGGCTTAGAAGCACAAACGCTGTTCGATTCTTCAATGTCAGGTTATATGGATGACAACAACGATGATTTAGATGGGCATACTCAACAAGTGTTGGCCGCATTAGTCGCTGGGGGGAGTTCGGGTGGAGCAAGACCAAAGGCGCAGATTTATATGCCTGCCGGGGAAACTCAGCATTGTCGAACCGTAGCCCAATCCGGTGATGAAGCTTGGCTGATTAAGTTTACCTCGAAAAATCTAGCGCTCGGTCATGAAGAAGGCTTGTGTGAGGCGGTCTATTTGCAAATGGCCGAGCAAGCAAAGTGCCAACCGCCAATTTGGCAACTTATTGAAGCACCAAATACAAGCGGTGCGCCTGCTTGGTTGGCGCTCAAGCGTTTTGATTACGTCACTGAACAGACCCATTTAAGCAGCAAGCGCAGTTCAGGCCGCTTGCATATGCACAGCGCCTGCGGGCTGCTGGATACAGACTTTCGAACGCCAAGTTTAGATTACATTGACTTGATCAAAGCCAGCCGTCAGCTGTGTAAATCTCCAGCCGCTGGGCAACTGCAATTTCGCCGCGCCATTTTTAATCTACTGTCGTCTAACCAAGACGACCACAGTAAAAACTGGGCGTTTTTGCAAGCTGATGATGGCCAATGGAATCCTGCACCTTTTTACGATGTTACGTACAGCCCACATCCATTTAACGAACACGCCACTGCATTCGGAGGTTATGGCAAAGCGCCACCGATTAAGGTGATGCAAAAACTTGCGAGCAGTGCAGGCTTTTCGAATTGGAGTGATGCAAGGCAAGTTATTGAAGAAGTTGCTGAAGCACTCAGCCAATTTACTTATCTTGCACAGCAACAAGGGACCAGTAAAACGACAGTATCTGCGATTGCTAAGACATTGGAGCAGCGCAAACAGGAAAACGCAGTGCTTTTTCTACAATAA
- a CDS encoding YecA family protein — protein MKLGRNDLCHCGSGKKFKRCCMSSLSKQHAQVFDDVDAMLAMKPNLSLDELNAALQHKVQDRNNQPHPDFCGVTPTQMANWLYAPFDELQWVTISTPYELLASPVMRYLALILDEAMAQDGSFKATSKGNLPAKLVKQASELLPEFAVAQFERHISISEFAGSNEDKFNALHYTRVLAEISGIIYRRSGRYHVKKSAQKQYQAEGIQAFFKPMLEAAISKYNWEYLDGFEYDIDLRPFWLFMLWRIQSHNSVDQLVEEVMTAFPDLRQSFPTEDDFSPERSLSILIESRFIERFLQFWGFVTIDPRRYLNAEPVARVVQVQPLLKHTFQFTINA, from the coding sequence ATGAAGCTTGGTCGTAACGATCTTTGCCATTGTGGCAGCGGTAAAAAATTTAAACGTTGTTGTATGAGCAGCCTCTCCAAACAACATGCCCAAGTCTTTGATGATGTCGACGCCATGCTGGCAATGAAACCAAATTTGAGCCTTGATGAACTCAACGCTGCTTTACAGCACAAAGTCCAGGATCGCAATAATCAACCTCATCCCGATTTTTGTGGTGTGACACCAACGCAAATGGCCAATTGGCTTTATGCGCCTTTCGATGAATTACAGTGGGTGACAATCAGCACACCATATGAGCTGTTGGCCAGCCCGGTGATGCGTTATCTAGCTCTCATTCTTGATGAGGCCATGGCGCAAGATGGATCATTCAAAGCCACGAGCAAAGGCAACTTACCGGCTAAATTGGTCAAACAGGCCAGTGAGTTATTGCCTGAGTTTGCCGTTGCTCAATTCGAGCGTCACATTAGTATCAGTGAGTTTGCAGGTAGTAACGAAGATAAGTTTAATGCTTTGCACTACACCAGAGTGCTAGCCGAAATTAGTGGCATTATTTATCGACGCAGCGGCCGCTACCATGTGAAAAAATCAGCGCAAAAACAGTATCAGGCCGAAGGTATACAAGCATTTTTCAAACCTATGTTAGAAGCTGCAATCAGCAAATATAACTGGGAGTATTTGGACGGTTTTGAATACGATATCGACTTGCGACCCTTTTGGTTGTTCATGCTGTGGCGTATTCAAAGCCACAACAGTGTGGATCAGCTGGTTGAAGAGGTTATGACGGCTTTCCCCGATTTACGACAGTCTTTCCCTACGGAAGATGACTTCTCGCCAGAAAGAAGTTTAAGCATACTCATTGAATCACGTTTTATTGAGCGATTTTTACAGTTTTGGGGATTTGTGACCATTGACCCAAGACGTTATTTAAACGCTGAACCCGTCGCCAGAGTGGTTCAGGTACAGCCTTTGTTAAAACACACCTTTCAATTCACCATTAACGCATAG
- a CDS encoding mobile mystery protein A, translating to MENEVTMYSFRSNPHKQQPVKKTVLRQYRELVDAVKGTLIPSIPKEGWIRTVRKALDMSGAQLADRAGMTRNRISVLERREADGDITLNQLRQLAEALDCDFSYTLKPKKAVSDIMQERALMIATIEVKKASKNMFLEAQSVSKEKENILINELAEEIMRAGGRKLWGKNMEDKVF from the coding sequence ATGGAAAACGAGGTTACTATGTACTCTTTTCGAAGCAATCCGCACAAGCAACAACCCGTTAAGAAAACGGTTTTAAGACAGTACAGAGAACTGGTTGATGCAGTTAAGGGAACGCTAATCCCCTCAATACCTAAAGAGGGCTGGATTAGAACAGTAAGAAAAGCTCTGGATATGTCAGGCGCCCAGCTAGCAGATAGAGCTGGCATGACAAGAAATAGAATTTCAGTCCTTGAAAGGCGCGAGGCTGATGGCGACATAACTCTAAATCAGTTAAGGCAACTGGCTGAAGCTCTAGACTGTGACTTCTCATACACTCTAAAACCTAAAAAGGCTGTTTCTGACATAATGCAAGAGCGTGCGCTGATGATTGCGACAATAGAAGTAAAGAAAGCATCTAAAAATATGTTTCTAGAGGCGCAATCAGTTAGCAAAGAGAAAGAAAATATCTTAATAAATGAACTAGCCGAAGAAATTATGCGTGCCGGTGGGCGTAAGCTATGGGGTAAAAATATGGAAGACAAAGTATTTTGA
- a CDS encoding mobile mystery protein B translates to MIIDEPEAATPLDPDDMEGLKHPHVTTREQLNELEQSNILAGQQWVSGISGLTLDSIFSAEFVLALHQHLFGDVWTWAGATRNKELSIGCDPFQIRPKLHNFLEDAKCWVKFKHYSHLELSARIQHKLVEIHPFPNGNGRHSRIFTDVVRMVLLEEPPLNWAEGNLEKVSEERKAYISCLKEADKGDFAPFVKYLENLGN, encoded by the coding sequence TTGATTATTGATGAACCAGAAGCTGCTACACCGCTTGATCCAGATGATATGGAAGGGTTGAAACACCCACACGTAACAACAAGAGAACAACTTAACGAACTTGAACAATCCAATATACTAGCAGGCCAGCAATGGGTTAGTGGTATCTCTGGCCTAACGCTGGATTCTATTTTCTCGGCTGAGTTCGTTCTTGCCCTCCATCAGCACCTATTTGGTGATGTATGGACCTGGGCTGGGGCCACTCGAAACAAAGAGTTAAGCATTGGCTGTGATCCCTTCCAAATCAGGCCCAAGCTCCACAACTTTCTAGAAGATGCTAAGTGCTGGGTAAAGTTCAAACACTACTCACATCTAGAGCTCAGCGCTCGCATACAGCACAAGCTTGTTGAGATTCACCCTTTCCCAAATGGTAACGGCAGGCACTCGCGTATATTTACCGATGTTGTTCGCATGGTTTTACTAGAAGAGCCACCGCTTAACTGGGCAGAGGGCAACCTAGAGAAAGTGAGCGAAGAGCGCAAAGCTTATATCTCTTGCCTTAAGGAAGCTGACAAAGGTGATTTTGCTCCGTTCGTTAAATACCTAGAGAACCTTGGCAATTAA
- a CDS encoding Cd(II)/Pb(II)-responsive transcriptional regulator, protein MKISELASIAQVSVKTIRYYEQIGLLSPPIRTSNGYRHYQQKDIETLVFIRRCRELNIGLDDIKRLVDTQQDPKSSCALVDNIIAEQLARIQQTQRELALLEQSLAALASCCKSHQIKDCSILQTLKSA, encoded by the coding sequence ATGAAAATAAGTGAATTGGCATCAATTGCCCAGGTATCGGTTAAAACCATCCGATATTATGAGCAAATTGGTTTACTCTCTCCGCCAATCCGTACCAGTAATGGCTATCGTCATTACCAACAAAAAGACATTGAGACATTGGTGTTTATAAGGCGATGCAGAGAATTAAACATAGGACTCGATGACATCAAGCGCTTGGTTGATACACAACAAGACCCAAAATCGTCGTGCGCACTAGTCGACAATATCATTGCCGAACAACTTGCCCGCATTCAACAAACCCAGCGAGAGTTGGCATTACTAGAACAATCATTAGCGGCACTCGCGAGCTGCTGTAAAAGCCATCAGATAAAGGATTGCAGTATTTTACAGACGCTGAAATCGGCTTAG
- a CDS encoding TonB-dependent receptor plug domain-containing protein, whose protein sequence is MLSYSAASLILSLGVIGVSEASVVDESINTSGQSANHSENDSKSHTENHEHSEHDAPKADVDEHEPEHEDEMETIVIQATRSGRIADEQPIRVEVINREEIEEKAAMRPGNISMLVAETGGVRLQTTSPALGSANIRLQGLYGRYTQLLADGLPLYGNQAGSIGLLQVPPTDLSRVEIIKGSASSLYGGSALGGVINLVSRTPSDELSGEVLVNATTRDGQDVTTYFESPLSENVKGSVTAGAHYQDKQDIDNDGWIDLAGYERYTVRPRLFWEGQEGQTLYVTSGFMTEQRTGGTLGDNTVADGTSFEQSQDSDRLDGGLVFSMPLLESLTFNTRASAMVQDHVHVYGADIEEDQHESYLLENSIAGYTDNSDWVVGLAYQSEIFASETFPEFDYSYKVPGAFAQLDYELTDQITTSYSARIDDHSEYGTQFSPRVSVLYRPSDLTIRGSYGEGYFAPTPFVEEIEAAGLSRLAPIDNLQEERAKTASLDVSYTFDDVETSLTLFGSNVDNVTGLQAFSVNNDGSLDAVRLVNAPGESQIRGSEVLLRYYLGDVKLTASYLYLDATEVSPDGDGRRAIALTPRHSGGFVAMWEQHGNFRAGFEAYYTGTQNVNDNPYIDETNPYWHLGLMGEITVGRVSWFINLENLLDVKQTDEHPMLLPNRSPGGQWTTDIWSRNDGFIANAGVRVKFGH, encoded by the coding sequence ATGTTGAGTTATTCCGCGGCGTCATTAATTTTGTCGCTAGGTGTTATTGGGGTGAGTGAAGCCAGTGTGGTGGATGAGTCGATAAATACGTCTGGACAGAGTGCAAATCACAGTGAGAATGACAGTAAGAGCCACACTGAAAACCATGAACATTCTGAGCATGATGCCCCAAAAGCGGATGTCGATGAACACGAGCCTGAACACGAAGATGAAATGGAAACCATTGTCATACAAGCCACTCGCTCTGGGCGAATTGCCGATGAACAACCTATTCGAGTTGAGGTCATTAACCGCGAAGAGATTGAAGAAAAAGCAGCGATGAGACCGGGTAATATTTCTATGCTGGTGGCAGAAACGGGTGGGGTAAGATTACAAACAACTTCACCTGCGTTAGGCAGTGCTAATATTCGCCTACAAGGCTTGTATGGTCGTTATACCCAATTACTGGCCGATGGTCTACCGCTGTACGGTAATCAAGCAGGATCGATTGGTTTGTTGCAAGTGCCGCCGACTGATTTAAGTCGCGTTGAAATTATTAAAGGCTCGGCGTCATCACTTTATGGTGGTTCAGCACTCGGCGGGGTAATTAACCTTGTGTCTCGAACGCCTAGTGATGAATTAAGCGGTGAAGTGTTGGTCAATGCAACCACGCGCGATGGTCAGGATGTGACCACCTATTTTGAGTCACCATTGAGCGAGAATGTAAAAGGGTCGGTGACGGCAGGTGCTCATTATCAAGACAAGCAAGATATAGATAATGACGGCTGGATCGATCTGGCAGGTTATGAGCGATACACTGTACGTCCTCGATTATTTTGGGAAGGACAAGAAGGACAAACACTGTATGTGACTAGCGGGTTTATGACCGAGCAGCGTACTGGCGGTACTTTAGGTGATAATACGGTCGCTGATGGAACTTCGTTTGAGCAATCGCAAGATTCAGACAGGCTTGATGGCGGCCTTGTGTTTAGTATGCCGTTATTAGAGTCATTGACGTTTAATACTCGCGCATCGGCGATGGTACAAGATCATGTGCATGTTTATGGTGCCGATATAGAAGAAGATCAACACGAGAGTTATTTGCTTGAAAATAGCATCGCAGGTTATACCGATAACAGTGATTGGGTTGTTGGTTTAGCCTATCAGTCTGAAATCTTTGCCTCTGAGACTTTTCCTGAGTTTGATTATTCTTATAAAGTGCCGGGTGCATTTGCTCAACTTGATTATGAGCTGACAGACCAAATCACCACTTCTTACAGTGCGCGCATTGATGATCACAGTGAATATGGTACTCAATTTAGCCCAAGAGTGTCGGTGCTTTATCGCCCAAGTGACTTAACCATAAGAGGCTCTTATGGGGAAGGGTACTTTGCTCCTACACCGTTTGTTGAAGAGATTGAGGCTGCAGGATTATCAAGGTTAGCACCAATTGACAACTTACAAGAAGAGCGCGCTAAAACGGCATCGCTTGATGTTAGTTATACCTTTGATGATGTGGAAACTAGTTTGACCTTGTTTGGCTCGAATGTAGATAACGTCACGGGTTTACAGGCTTTCTCTGTCAATAACGATGGTTCCTTAGACGCTGTTAGGTTGGTTAATGCACCCGGCGAAAGTCAGATCCGTGGTTCTGAAGTGTTGCTGCGTTACTATTTAGGCGATGTTAAGTTGACCGCAAGTTACTTGTATCTAGATGCAACTGAAGTGTCACCCGACGGGGACGGCAGAAGAGCCATTGCCTTAACACCACGTCATTCTGGTGGTTTTGTCGCTATGTGGGAGCAACATGGCAATTTTAGAGCGGGCTTTGAAGCTTATTATACCGGCACTCAAAACGTTAACGATAACCCTTATATTGATGAAACCAATCCTTATTGGCATCTTGGTTTAATGGGCGAAATTACTGTTGGCAGAGTCAGTTGGTTTATTAACTTAGAAAACTTACTCGATGTAAAACAAACCGATGAACATCCTATGTTACTGCCTAATAGATCGCCAGGCGGCCAGTGGACTACTGATATCTGGTCACGTAATGATGGGTTTATTGCTAACGCAGGTGTCAGAGTTAAATTTGGTCATTAA